From one Mycolicibacterium sp. HK-90 genomic stretch:
- a CDS encoding alpha/beta hydrolase, translated as MGSPAVALSARRPSRRSRACYAIARRTLLVQMRRSAAYQGNRTAEDRLTAIGRRINTVARLQRLRPRRGLRVSRVGFGGVTVETVRTVESAHRPLADGAILYLHGGGFVLGGFDTHIHVVVALARRTGLPVVHVEYRQHPDVTVDESVADCLSAYRWLLDQGADPAKTVVAGDSAGGFLAFATVLAAQEQGLGDPAGVVGISPLLELDCDRRAGHPNFSADRMGIGLVLPMVVDCVSPRTPDGRALSPVDGMLDRFPPSLIVAAESEVLRCDAERMHELLTGLGRPCTLKLWPGQLHAFPAFLPFLPESREARDCIVEFVQDCLGTSMRSASGTADTVTGNGSAKSPSA; from the coding sequence ATGGGATCACCAGCTGTTGCGTTGTCGGCACGACGTCCCAGCCGGAGATCCCGAGCGTGCTATGCGATCGCGCGCCGGACCCTGCTCGTGCAGATGCGCAGATCGGCTGCCTACCAAGGCAATCGAACCGCCGAGGACCGCCTCACCGCGATCGGCCGTCGCATCAACACGGTCGCGCGGCTCCAGCGTCTGCGCCCGCGGCGGGGATTGCGGGTCAGCCGGGTCGGCTTCGGGGGCGTCACCGTCGAGACCGTACGCACGGTCGAGTCGGCCCACCGTCCGCTCGCCGATGGCGCCATCCTCTATCTGCACGGCGGGGGATTCGTGCTCGGGGGCTTCGATACCCACATCCACGTGGTGGTCGCCCTCGCCCGCCGCACCGGGTTGCCGGTGGTGCACGTCGAATATCGACAGCATCCTGACGTGACCGTCGACGAGTCCGTCGCGGACTGCCTGAGCGCCTATCGCTGGCTGCTGGATCAGGGTGCCGATCCGGCCAAGACGGTGGTGGCGGGGGACTCGGCGGGTGGATTCCTGGCGTTCGCAACGGTTCTCGCCGCCCAGGAGCAGGGGCTTGGCGACCCGGCCGGCGTCGTGGGCATCAGCCCGTTGCTCGAGCTGGACTGCGACCGCCGGGCCGGGCACCCCAACTTCTCCGCCGACCGGATGGGTATCGGACTGGTGCTGCCGATGGTCGTCGACTGCGTCAGCCCGCGGACCCCGGATGGCCGTGCGCTGTCCCCCGTGGACGGAATGCTCGACCGGTTCCCGCCGAGCCTGATCGTGGCGGCCGAATCCGAGGTGCTCCGTTGCGATGCCGAACGAATGCACGAACTGCTGACCGGTCTGGGCCGGCCATGCACCCTCAAGCTCTGGCCGGGTCAGCTGCACGCGTTTCCGGCGTTCCTGCCGTTCTTACCGGAGAGCCGCGAGGCGCGAGACTGCATCGTGGAGTTCGTTCAGGACTGCCTCGGCACGAGCATGCGCAGCGCATCGGGCACCGCGGATACCGTCACCGGCAACGGAAGCGCGAAATCCCCGTCGGCGTAG
- a CDS encoding TetR/AcrR family transcriptional regulator yields MPRLTRAQRQEQTRAELLEAARQRFLRHGYAGTSLEDIADDAGFSKGAVYSNFGSKPNLCRDVLELIHREKFAEMAELATSDAELDSRVAAVSAWLERTAGDVGWTMLELEFAVLSRNNPELAAMITTLRNDAAGMVTEVLQSMSAELGLTEMQLENSAVAASLDDLANLLLSAGIGLGIQRAIDPSVPARPFTDAFAHLVKLLAALGAPQPID; encoded by the coding sequence ATGCCGCGGCTGACCAGGGCGCAACGCCAGGAACAGACCCGCGCCGAACTGTTGGAGGCGGCCCGGCAGCGCTTCCTGCGCCACGGTTACGCCGGCACCAGCCTCGAGGACATCGCCGATGACGCGGGCTTCTCGAAGGGCGCCGTGTATTCCAACTTCGGCAGCAAGCCCAACCTGTGCCGCGACGTGCTGGAGCTGATCCATCGCGAGAAGTTCGCCGAGATGGCCGAGCTCGCGACGTCCGACGCGGAGCTGGACAGCCGCGTCGCGGCGGTGAGCGCCTGGCTCGAGCGCACTGCGGGCGATGTCGGCTGGACAATGCTCGAACTCGAATTCGCCGTGTTGTCCCGGAACAACCCCGAACTCGCCGCCATGATCACGACGCTGCGCAACGACGCCGCCGGCATGGTCACCGAAGTCCTGCAATCCATGTCCGCGGAACTCGGCCTCACCGAAATGCAATTGGAGAACAGCGCGGTGGCGGCCAGCCTGGACGACCTGGCCAATCTGCTGCTCAGCGCCGGGATCGGTCTGGGCATCCAGCGGGCCATCGACCCGTCGGTGCCGGCGCGCCCGTTCACCGACGCGTTCGCGCATCTGGTGAAACTGCTTGCCGCCCTTGGGGCGCCGCAACCGATCGACTGA